In a genomic window of Occallatibacter riparius:
- a CDS encoding SRPBCC family protein, translating to MSKSSESSFVYVTFIRTTPEKLWSALTDANQMKDYWFGMQIISDWKPGAAWQMLFPDGRVADTGEILELDPPHRIQLKWRNEFRPELKAEGFALCTIDLEPYSEAVRLTIAHSIELAESKFIQAVSGGWPKILSNLKSLLETGSVVLTQADHSHSR from the coding sequence ATGAGCAAATCATCCGAAAGCAGCTTCGTATATGTAACCTTCATCCGCACGACTCCGGAGAAGCTATGGTCTGCGCTGACCGATGCCAATCAGATGAAGGACTACTGGTTTGGCATGCAAATCATCAGCGACTGGAAGCCCGGAGCCGCATGGCAAATGCTCTTTCCTGACGGCAGAGTGGCAGACACCGGAGAAATCCTCGAGCTCGATCCGCCCCATCGGATCCAGCTCAAGTGGCGCAACGAGTTTCGTCCGGAGCTTAAGGCCGAAGGCTTTGCCCTGTGCACCATCGATCTGGAGCCCTATAGCGAAGCCGTGCGGCTTACCATCGCACACTCCATCGAACTCGCTGAGTCGAAGTTCATCCAGGCTGTTTCAGGCGGATGGCCGAAGATTCTGTCCAACCTCAAGTCTTTGCTCGAAACGGGCAGCGTCGTCCTGACGCAAGCCGATCATTCTCACAGCCGATGA
- a CDS encoding ArsR/SmtB family transcription factor — MFKALADASRRELLDRLRHKNGQTLGELCEGLDMTRQAVAKHLGILKEANLVSWKRQGRERLHFINPVPINAIAERWISKFEHPRLQALSRLKKNLEGKQS, encoded by the coding sequence GTGTTCAAGGCTCTGGCGGACGCAAGCCGACGCGAACTCCTCGACCGGCTACGCCACAAGAACGGCCAGACATTGGGCGAACTCTGCGAAGGCCTCGATATGACCCGTCAGGCAGTCGCAAAACACTTGGGGATTCTCAAAGAGGCGAACCTGGTCTCGTGGAAGCGGCAGGGAAGGGAAAGGCTTCACTTCATCAACCCGGTACCTATCAACGCAATCGCCGAACGCTGGATCAGCAAGTTCGAGCACCCGCGCCTGCAGGCGCTATCGAGACTGAAAAAGAATCTGGAGGGCAAGCAATCATGA
- a CDS encoding NAD(P)H-dependent flavin oxidoreductase yields the protein MRGWPDRRLLDMLKLETPIIQAPMAGSDSVALARGVSSVGALGSLACALLGADAVRDAVHALRDGMERPFNLNFFCHTMEEPGTAAREKWKSFLRPHYERLGLDIEAVGESRLRLPFDDEMCAVVEEVRPAVVSFHFGLPAAGLLERVKKVGIRILACATSVDEAKWLEDRGCDAIVVQGLEAGGHRGMFLETQVAAQVGLFALLPQVADAVSVPLIAAGGIADGRGIAAAFALGASGVQLGTVYLFCPESKVSPMYRKVLEQATDTATAVTNLFSGRPARGIVNRYLSEAGPMSDDALAFPYAGTLIAPLRAASEKAGLMDYMQMWAGQTSKLGRAMPADQLTRKLATEALDTLQALSGE from the coding sequence ATGAGAGGCTGGCCCGATCGTCGACTGCTCGACATGCTGAAACTTGAGACTCCGATCATTCAGGCGCCGATGGCGGGATCGGATTCTGTTGCGCTGGCGCGCGGGGTTTCGTCCGTGGGGGCGCTGGGGTCGCTCGCCTGTGCGCTGCTCGGGGCGGACGCGGTACGCGATGCGGTGCACGCGTTGCGCGACGGGATGGAGCGGCCGTTCAATCTGAATTTCTTCTGCCACACGATGGAAGAACCGGGCACGGCTGCAAGGGAGAAGTGGAAGAGCTTCCTGCGACCGCACTACGAGCGGCTGGGTCTTGACATTGAGGCGGTGGGGGAGAGCCGCCTGCGGCTTCCGTTCGACGACGAGATGTGCGCGGTGGTGGAGGAGGTCCGGCCTGCGGTGGTCAGCTTCCATTTCGGATTGCCTGCTGCTGGGCTGCTGGAACGGGTGAAGAAGGTGGGTATCCGGATACTGGCGTGCGCCACGAGCGTGGACGAGGCGAAGTGGCTTGAAGATCGCGGATGCGATGCGATTGTCGTTCAAGGGCTCGAGGCCGGCGGACATCGGGGGATGTTTCTGGAGACTCAGGTGGCGGCTCAGGTGGGGCTGTTCGCGTTGCTGCCACAGGTAGCTGACGCAGTTTCGGTTCCGCTGATTGCAGCGGGCGGCATTGCCGATGGACGAGGCATTGCGGCTGCTTTTGCGCTGGGCGCATCGGGCGTCCAGTTGGGGACGGTTTACCTGTTCTGCCCGGAAAGCAAGGTGTCCCCGATGTATCGAAAGGTGCTGGAGCAAGCGACAGATACGGCAACTGCCGTCACGAATTTGTTCAGCGGGCGGCCTGCCAGGGGGATTGTGAATCGGTATCTCAGCGAGGCGGGACCGATGTCTGACGATGCGTTGGCGTTCCCGTATGCGGGAACGCTGATTGCGCCTCTGCGCGCGGCGTCGGAGAAGGCGGGCCTGATGGACTACATGCAGATGTGGGCTGGACAGACATCGAAGCTTGGACGCGCGATGCCGGCGGATCAGTTGACTCGGAAGCTTGCGACGGAGGCGTTGGATACGCTGCAAGCGTTGTCGGGCGAGTAG
- a CDS encoding SAM-dependent methyltransferase, with translation MSLKPFFNLLREGRLTPVLGVGAALKPFYKLTWLAAAGESGLLNRLASGPATFESLAQGGGTAGQRREALEAWLQLGVRLKLLNLGAGGYELRGMANALARPENDATLAMVQEVAGLHHKLIADTLPRVRRGELFTLADQDGELIARSSRILEPFQVEAIQEFFPGSGNVRLLEIGCGSGVYLRYAAARNASLTAVGLELQPAVAEMARRNLRGWGLEGRVKVEDGDFRARPVGELFDIATLYNNIYYFPVAERVALLERIASFLKPGGFLLLTTCCQGGSLGAEALNLWGAATSGAGRLPAEDELVGQLRQAGFGVVKTKSLLPGDKFLAFQAFRG, from the coding sequence ATGTCTCTCAAGCCATTCTTCAACCTGCTGCGCGAAGGGCGCCTTACGCCTGTGCTGGGCGTGGGCGCCGCACTCAAACCGTTTTACAAGCTCACCTGGCTCGCAGCCGCTGGAGAGTCCGGGCTGTTGAACCGGCTAGCGAGCGGACCGGCTACGTTCGAGTCGCTCGCTCAGGGCGGTGGCACAGCGGGTCAGAGACGCGAAGCGCTGGAGGCTTGGCTCCAGTTGGGCGTTCGGCTGAAACTGCTCAACTTGGGAGCCGGAGGCTATGAACTGCGCGGAATGGCGAATGCGTTGGCACGGCCGGAGAACGACGCCACGCTGGCCATGGTGCAGGAGGTAGCGGGGCTCCACCACAAGCTGATTGCAGACACGCTTCCTCGGGTCCGCAGAGGGGAACTCTTCACTCTTGCCGACCAGGATGGGGAGCTGATTGCGCGATCGTCGCGGATCCTTGAACCATTCCAGGTTGAGGCGATTCAAGAGTTCTTCCCGGGGAGCGGCAACGTGCGGCTGCTCGAGATCGGGTGCGGGTCAGGAGTTTATCTGCGATACGCGGCTGCGAGGAATGCTTCGCTGACGGCTGTAGGGCTGGAGCTTCAGCCTGCGGTGGCGGAGATGGCGCGCAGGAATCTGCGCGGCTGGGGTCTGGAGGGCCGGGTGAAGGTCGAGGATGGCGACTTCCGCGCGAGGCCGGTTGGAGAACTCTTCGATATCGCGACGCTTTACAACAACATTTACTACTTCCCTGTGGCAGAGCGCGTGGCCCTCTTGGAGCGCATTGCGAGCTTTCTCAAGCCGGGCGGGTTCCTGCTTTTGACGACCTGCTGCCAGGGTGGAAGCCTTGGCGCCGAAGCGCTGAACCTGTGGGGGGCGGCGACCAGCGGAGCTGGGCGTCTGCCGGCTGAAGATGAACTGGTTGGCCAGCTTCGGCAGGCGGGATTCGGCGTGGTCAAGACAAAGAGCCTGCTGCCCGGGGACAAGTTCCTGGCCTTTCAGGCGTTCCGCGGATAG
- a CDS encoding DUF7544 domain-containing protein, with protein MYVLSATEAISPALNRTRDFLFRPFRWGNYLKFCAVAVLTEGMWANLQGNKGGSPSSGSGSHGVPLNLDPGMIAAVIACAILLVVLGIALMYVVVRLRFALFHSLVHRSRELAPGWHLYREQAMRFFVLSIVVAAGFLAVAAVALAPFVPGFIRVFRESQEQGHLIFGDFLPLILQLAPVIMILMLAGVAVGVVLRDFMLPHMALENATAGEAWSAVLERVMEEKGSFFLYAVLRVILPFAATIALTIVLIVPAILLFGIPGVLFALVHAAQVHSTGAAWLVMVLLQVALGILMVAIGLLMAICFGGPVSVAIRNYALVFYGGRYELLGNILAPAQTAPAAPPLPA; from the coding sequence ATGTACGTCCTCTCTGCCACGGAAGCGATCTCTCCTGCCTTGAATCGCACCCGCGACTTTCTATTCCGGCCGTTCCGCTGGGGGAATTATCTGAAGTTCTGCGCGGTCGCGGTGCTGACGGAGGGCATGTGGGCTAACCTGCAGGGGAATAAGGGCGGCTCACCGTCGTCGGGGAGTGGGTCGCATGGAGTTCCGCTGAATCTTGATCCGGGGATGATTGCGGCTGTTATCGCGTGTGCAATCCTGCTGGTGGTGCTGGGCATTGCGCTGATGTATGTCGTGGTTCGCCTGAGATTTGCGCTCTTCCACAGCCTGGTGCATCGCTCGCGTGAACTGGCGCCCGGGTGGCACCTCTATCGCGAGCAGGCGATGCGCTTCTTCGTGCTTTCGATCGTGGTGGCGGCGGGGTTCCTGGCGGTAGCCGCGGTAGCTCTGGCTCCCTTTGTGCCGGGGTTCATCCGGGTGTTCCGCGAGAGCCAGGAGCAAGGGCACCTCATCTTTGGCGACTTTCTGCCGCTGATTCTGCAACTGGCGCCGGTGATTATGATTCTGATGCTGGCCGGCGTGGCGGTCGGCGTGGTTCTTCGGGATTTCATGCTGCCGCATATGGCGCTGGAAAATGCGACGGCGGGCGAGGCATGGTCGGCGGTGCTGGAACGCGTGATGGAAGAGAAGGGCTCGTTCTTCCTGTACGCGGTGCTGCGGGTGATACTGCCGTTTGCGGCTACCATTGCGCTGACGATTGTGCTCATCGTGCCGGCGATCCTTCTGTTTGGCATTCCGGGAGTGCTGTTTGCGCTGGTGCACGCGGCTCAGGTGCATTCGACAGGCGCAGCGTGGCTGGTGATGGTGCTGCTCCAGGTGGCGCTCGGGATCTTGATGGTTGCGATCGGACTGCTGATGGCGATCTGCTTCGGCGGTCCGGTGAGTGTAGCGATTCGCAACTACGCGCTGGTGTTCTATGGCGGCCGGTATGAGCTGCTGGGGAACATTCTGGCTCCCGCGCAGACGGCGCCTGCGGCGCCGCCGCTGCCGGCGTGA
- a CDS encoding DUF6599 family protein: MRWIYTFVAGAALAGAAAAGAQQKPAAPAAGQKTAAPVAAKAALPDGKLLPDSFAGWVAKGVARPLADAAQADAANAAALKEYGFQSGATEAYERDGETLTLRAMRFNDLSGAYGAYSFYRGTGWPKEDVGNGAASNKNHVIFWRGFIVVDAEFSRVGSMSGSELRDLAGRLPEAQGTKALAPPILSVLPKKWMDAQSTHYVLGPAGYAGSGGVLPPELVGFDRDAEAVTANYSLSSGPAVLTLIAYPTPQMAAAYETKIRDYIKTGDKAQPAFTKALTDSDQASLEVRRSGPVVALVSGDAIPDESHKLIGSVYYREDFVSIPQPTESEVSKTGKLLMGIATLVLIGAGTAIFLGVFFGGGRALYRIARGKPVSSVYEAEFIRLDLRD; the protein is encoded by the coding sequence ATGCGTTGGATTTATACATTTGTTGCTGGCGCGGCTCTGGCGGGTGCCGCCGCTGCAGGAGCGCAGCAAAAGCCTGCTGCGCCTGCGGCGGGACAGAAGACGGCTGCACCCGTTGCAGCCAAGGCGGCCCTGCCGGACGGGAAGCTGCTGCCGGATTCGTTCGCAGGGTGGGTGGCGAAGGGCGTTGCCAGGCCTCTTGCCGACGCGGCGCAGGCCGATGCAGCGAATGCCGCAGCACTGAAGGAGTATGGGTTCCAATCGGGAGCAACGGAGGCCTATGAACGCGACGGCGAGACGCTGACGTTGCGCGCCATGCGATTCAACGATTTGAGCGGCGCTTATGGGGCGTATTCGTTTTATCGCGGGACGGGGTGGCCGAAGGAGGATGTGGGCAACGGCGCGGCGTCGAACAAGAACCATGTGATCTTCTGGCGCGGGTTTATCGTCGTCGATGCGGAGTTCTCCAGGGTCGGCTCGATGTCGGGGTCGGAGCTGCGAGACCTGGCGGGACGCCTGCCTGAGGCGCAGGGAACGAAGGCGTTGGCTCCGCCGATTCTGTCGGTGCTGCCGAAGAAGTGGATGGACGCGCAGAGCACGCACTATGTGCTGGGTCCGGCGGGTTATGCGGGCTCGGGCGGCGTGCTTCCGCCGGAGCTGGTGGGCTTCGATCGGGATGCCGAGGCTGTGACGGCGAACTATTCGCTGTCGTCGGGGCCGGCGGTGCTCACGTTGATTGCTTATCCCACGCCGCAGATGGCGGCGGCTTACGAGACGAAAATTCGCGACTACATCAAGACAGGGGACAAGGCGCAGCCGGCGTTTACGAAGGCGCTAACGGACTCAGACCAGGCTTCGCTCGAAGTGCGGCGCAGCGGGCCCGTGGTGGCGCTGGTGAGCGGCGATGCGATTCCCGACGAGAGCCATAAACTGATCGGCAGCGTGTATTACCGGGAGGACTTCGTATCGATTCCGCAACCAACGGAGTCGGAGGTATCGAAGACAGGAAAGCTGTTGATGGGGATCGCGACGCTGGTGCTGATCGGCGCGGGCACGGCCATCTTCCTGGGGGTGTTCTTCGGCG